Proteins co-encoded in one Polynucleobacter sp. MWH-UH19D genomic window:
- a CDS encoding lipoprotein produces the protein MLSTLGLFAFIKGACVLYSIIRLETFMITILYRALGIAILIPLIGCGVRGPLYLPNIPPAPTAPTEPEPKGKLYPPQTSTAPASNNTSSSAK, from the coding sequence ATGCTTTCTACGTTAGGGCTATTTGCATTCATAAAGGGGGCCTGCGTGCTATATTCAATCATTCGTTTAGAGACATTCATGATAACGATTCTTTATAGAGCCCTTGGTATAGCCATCCTAATACCCCTTATTGGATGCGGGGTTAGAGGGCCGTTATATTTGCCAAATATTCCACCAGCTCCAACTGCACCAACTGAGCCAGAGCCCAAAGGAAAACTCTATCCACCCCAAACCTCAACTGCACCAGCAAGCAACAACACCTCTTCATCGGCCAAGTAA
- the cyaY gene encoding iron donor protein CyaY — protein sequence MNVSKRMIEYSTQAPFMNANSPNVESIDDKQFHLLGAQLLHSIEVALEAADDELDLDLDVERQGGNVINIRFRDKSVIVVNTQPPLHEIWVAAKSGGYHYRWAGTLAQPMWLDTKTGKELLGDLAEFASAQAGKPIKIRLIKS from the coding sequence ATGAATGTCTCTAAACGAATGATTGAATATAGCACGCAGGCCCCCTTTATGAATGCAAATAGCCCTAACGTAGAAAGCATTGATGACAAACAGTTTCACCTACTGGGGGCGCAATTGTTGCATTCTATTGAAGTGGCTTTAGAGGCTGCTGATGATGAGCTTGATTTAGATCTAGATGTTGAGCGCCAAGGCGGTAATGTCATCAATATTCGTTTTCGGGATAAAAGTGTCATTGTGGTCAATACTCAGCCGCCTTTACATGAGATTTGGGTGGCTGCAAAATCTGGCGGTTACCACTATCGTTGGGCAGGCACCCTAGCACAACCAATGTGGCTTGATACCAAAACAGGCAAGGAGTTATTGGGTGATCTTGCTGAGTTTGCTAGTGCGCAAGCAGGCAAGCCAATCAAAATCCGCCTCATTAAATCCTAG
- a CDS encoding shikimate kinase produces the protein MNSRTNNIFLIGLMGAGKSTVGKVLAKKLGRRFLDADHVIEERCGVKIPVIFEMEGEDGFRKREAQAIQEITNEKNIVLATGGGAVLLPENRKALSEQGTVIYLHANPIELWHRTKGSEGRPLLRNGDAKKILENLYAIRDPLYREIADHVIETGKPSVNQLVNTLIMQLELSA, from the coding sequence GTGAACTCTAGGACAAACAATATCTTTCTCATCGGCCTCATGGGTGCCGGAAAGTCGACCGTTGGTAAAGTCCTTGCAAAGAAATTAGGCCGCCGCTTTTTAGATGCGGATCACGTTATTGAAGAACGTTGTGGCGTCAAAATTCCTGTGATATTTGAAATGGAAGGCGAAGATGGTTTTCGGAAACGAGAAGCTCAAGCCATTCAAGAAATCACAAACGAAAAGAATATTGTTTTAGCTACTGGAGGTGGCGCAGTACTGCTTCCCGAAAATCGCAAAGCACTGAGTGAACAAGGTACTGTTATTTATCTACACGCAAATCCAATTGAACTATGGCATCGCACCAAAGGCAGTGAAGGACGTCCTTTATTGCGTAATGGTGACGCTAAAAAAATTCTAGAAAATCTTTATGCAATTCGCGATCCTTTGTATCGAGAAATTGCAGATCATGTTATTGAAACTGGCAAGCCCAGCGTCAACCAACTAGTTAATACTCTCATCATGCAGCTTGAACTTTCCGCTTGA
- the aroB gene encoding 3-dehydroquinate synthase: MKTLEVDLGNRSYPIYIGADLIDRPELFKACEKSSSIYIVTNTTVAPFYAERLTKTLGTFGKTIRTIVLPDGESYKDWKNLQLIFDDLLKFGADRQTMLVALGGGVIGDMTGFAAASFMRGVRFIQVPTTLLAQVDSSVGGKTGINHPLGKNMIGAFHQPVAVIADLNTLKTLPARELSAGLAEVVKHGAIADAQFLDWIEANAKPLLACDTDAMSHAVLRSCEIKSAVVSADEREGGIRATLNFGHTFGHAIEAGMGYGEWLHGEAVGCGMVLGADLSCRLNYITRAEADRLKKIIQSMNLPIAPPKFGGKRYLELMQVDKKTESGQIRYIVLEKIGKAQIQGVPDTQVLETLKATGAA; encoded by the coding sequence ATGAAAACACTTGAAGTAGATCTTGGCAATCGTAGCTACCCTATCTATATAGGTGCCGATCTCATTGATCGACCCGAACTATTTAAGGCCTGTGAAAAATCTAGCTCTATTTACATTGTTACCAATACTACGGTCGCTCCTTTTTATGCAGAGCGTCTTACCAAAACTTTAGGAACCTTTGGTAAGACAATAAGAACTATTGTTTTGCCTGATGGTGAGTCTTATAAAGACTGGAAAAATCTGCAACTCATTTTTGATGACCTCCTAAAATTTGGTGCTGACAGACAAACCATGCTGGTCGCCCTAGGTGGCGGCGTCATCGGCGACATGACTGGTTTTGCAGCCGCTAGTTTCATGCGAGGCGTGCGCTTTATTCAAGTGCCAACCACTTTATTAGCTCAAGTAGATTCTTCTGTAGGCGGAAAAACAGGCATCAATCACCCGCTGGGTAAAAATATGATCGGCGCCTTTCATCAGCCAGTCGCGGTGATAGCCGACTTAAATACCCTGAAGACTCTGCCAGCTAGGGAACTTTCGGCGGGACTCGCTGAAGTCGTTAAGCATGGCGCAATTGCCGATGCCCAATTTTTAGATTGGATTGAGGCAAATGCAAAGCCACTACTTGCATGCGATACCGATGCAATGAGCCATGCCGTTCTACGTTCTTGTGAAATTAAATCTGCAGTCGTTTCTGCCGATGAAAGAGAAGGCGGTATTCGTGCAACTTTAAATTTTGGCCATACATTTGGTCATGCGATTGAAGCAGGCATGGGCTATGGTGAATGGCTTCATGGTGAAGCAGTGGGTTGCGGCATGGTGCTAGGTGCTGATTTATCTTGCCGGCTGAACTACATCACCAGAGCAGAGGCTGATCGATTAAAAAAGATTATTCAGTCTATGAATCTTCCAATCGCCCCTCCAAAATTTGGTGGGAAGCGCTATCTTGAACTCATGCAAGTAGACAAGAAAACTGAAAGCGGTCAAATCCGCTATATCGTTTTAGAAAAAATTGGCAAAGCCCAAATTCAGGGGGTACCTGATACTCAGGTTCTTGAAACCTTGAAAGCTACCGGAGCCGCTTAA